The following coding sequences lie in one Eremothecium sinecaudum strain ATCC 58844 chromosome IV, complete sequence genomic window:
- the GLR1 gene encoding glutathione-disulfide reductase GLR1 (Syntenic homolog of Ashbya gossypii AGR196W; Syntenic homolog of Saccharomyces cerevisiae YPL091W (GLR1)) — MRTLKNSNKFITIRTMSNSVKHYDYLVIGGGSGGVASSRRAASYGAKTLVIEGKQMGGTCVNVGCVPKKVMWYASDLATKLTHANGYKIFEGTDLSKENLTFNWPAFKEKRDAYIRRLNGIYERNLQNEGVNYVYGWAKFNKEGLVEVTKQDNTTELYSADKILIATGGRAVFPENIPGYEYGKDSDGFFGLTKQPKKVALVGSGYIGTELAGVFNGLGSETHMILRKNHVLTNFDACIRDTITDYYRKIGIKLHTSSNVTRVEKDETSGLLTVHMDSGEKLTEVDELIWAIGRKSLLGLGLENVGVKLNARGQVIVDEYQRTNVKNIYALGDVVGNVELTPVAIATGRKLSNRLFGPEKFKDEKQDFENVPSVVFSHPEAGSIGLTEQSAIAKYGKENIKVYNSSFTSMYYAMLEDKSPTKYKLICAGPNEKVVGLHIVGDGSAEILQGFGVAIKMGATKADFDSCVAIHPTSAEELVTLR; from the coding sequence ATGCGAACGTTAAAAAACAGTAATAAATTTATTACTATACGGACAATGTCAAACAGTGTAAAACATTACGATTACTTAGTTATTGGAGGTGGTTCTGGTGGTGTCGCTTCAAGTAGAAGGGCTGCCTCTTACGGTGCTAAAACATTGGTAATTGAAGGTAAGCAAATGGGTGGGACGTGTGTCAATGTTGGTTGTGTTCCAAAGAAAGTGATGTGGTACGCATCGGATTTGGCTACAAAACTGACGCACGCGAATGGCTACAAAATTTTTGAGGGTACTGATTTGAGTAAGGAAAACTTGACTTTTAACTGGCCTGCCTTCAAGGAAAAAAGGGACGCATACATTAGGAGATTGAACGGTATTTATGAGCGCAATTTGCAAAATGAGGGTGTCAATTACGTATATGGATGGGCAAAATTTAACAAGGAAGGATTGGTTGAAGTAACCAAACAGGACAATACTACAGAACTTTATTCTGCAGATAAAATCTTGATTGCTACTGGGGGTAGGGCAGTTTTTCCTGAAAACATACCAGGATATGAGTATGGTAAAGATTCTGACGGGTTCTTTGGGTTGACAAAGCAGCCAAAGAAGGTAGCCTTGGTTGGTAGCGGTTATATTGGTACTGAGCTTGCGGGTGTTTTTAATGGCTTAGGTAGTGAAACTCATATGATCCTTAGAAAGAACCATGTTTTAACCAATTTTGACGCTTGTATTAGAGATACTATTACTGACTATTATCGGAAAATAGGGATAAAGTTGCATACATCTTCTAATGTTACGAGAGTTGAGAAAGATGAAACATCCGGACTTTTGACAGTTCACATGGATAGCGGGGAGAAGTTGACCGAGGTTGATGAGCTTATCTGGGCAATTGGTCGTAAATCATTGTTAGGTCTGGGCCTTGAGAATGTTGGCGTTAAATTAAACGCAAGGGGACAAGTAATTGTTGACGAATATCAACGTACAAATGTGAAGAATATATACGCCTTAGGTGATGTTGTTGGTAATGTTGAATTGACCCCAGTGGCCATCGCCACAGGGAGAAAGCTTTCTAATAGATTATTTGGACCTGAAAAATTCAAGGACGAAAAGCAAGACTTTGAGAATGTACCAAGTGTAGTTTTTTCCCATCCTGAGGCCGGTAGCATTGGCCTCACTGAGCAAAGCGCCATTGCAAAGTATGGCAAAGAAAACATCAAAGTCTACAATTCTAGCTTTACGAGCATGTATTATGCTATGTTGGAGGATAAATCGCCAACTAAATATAAGCTAATTTGCGCGGGCCCTAATGAAAAAGTCGTGGGTCTACACATCGTGGGCGATGGTTCTGCAGAGATCTTGCAAGGGTTTGGTGTAGCCATCAAGATGGGTGCTACCAAGGCAGATTTCGACTCCTGTGTGGCTATTCACCCAACCTCTGCTGAGGAATTAGTTACTTTAAGATGA